The Thermodesulfobacteriota bacterium nucleotide sequence GCTCGCTATCGCGCATAAGCGGCAAAAATATTTATAACCTATCGCTTGGGGGCTATGGCCCAGCTGAGTATCTCTATCTTATGGAAAACAAAGCACTCAATCTTAATCCGGAACTTATTATAGTTGGTTTTTATTTAGGTAACGATCTCAAAGATTCTCTAACTGCAGTCTATACAGTTCCGATTTGGGAAGCTCTTAGAACCAACTCAGAGATTAAGTTAGAGGATGTTCAAAAAAACAATAAACCAAATAAAAAGGGCTTAACAGATTGGCTGTCGGCGAATAGTGTTTTATATAGAATTATCAGTTCTTCTGCAATCGGCGATAACCTACGGCAGCAGCGAAGACTAGATCGCGGAGAAGAAATATTGATGCTGCAAATTGACGAGATAGGCATTAACACCGGATTTACCCCGGATAGAAGACTTAAGGGCTTAGACCTTGGAACACCAGAGATTAGAGAGGGTCTTAAGCTTAGTCTGTCATTTCTAAACAAGATGAACCAGCTTGCAAAAGACAATGATACTGAATTTTTAGTAGTGATCCTTCCAACTAAAGAGAATGTCTATTCAGATTTTATAAACCAGGATCAAGAACTGTCTCAGTCTGAGAAGCTAAAGGCTCTAATAACAAACGAGGAGATTGCAAATCAGTTTGTAAGAGCTTTCTTTGACGCAAACAGTATTTCATATATAGATATGTTAGAGCCGCTTAAAAATGCCGCACAGACCCAGCAAATTTATCCCAATAACTTTGGCGGCCATTCAAATAAAAACGGCTACGAAATTATAGCTGACAATGTAGGGCAGCATATTCAAGCTGAAAATTCCGATTAGCACCATTCTCACAAACTGTTTACATAGACTGATTGTACTTTTATAATTTCCCTTTTGAAAATTATGGATAATTTATCAAATACTAAGGTAAAGATATGCGGTATTACTAATCTTGAGGATGCACAAGCTGCGGTTGAGCTTGGCACCGATGCGCTGGGGTTTATCTTCTATAAAGATAGCAAAAGATATGTGGAGCCTCAAATAGCAGGTGACATAATATCAAAACTCCCTCCATTTATTACCACTGTCGGCGTTTTTGTAAATGCGAGCGTAGAAGATATCTCTGAGATACAAGAAAAAACACAAGTAAGCGCACTTCAGCTACACGGGGATGAGAGTCCTGAGTTTTGTAGTTCACTGCAAGGAAAGATTATTAAGGTACTTAGAGTAAAGGATAAGCATGATTTGGACCCCCTTG carries:
- a CDS encoding phosphoribosylanthranilate isomerase, which produces MDNLSNTKVKICGITNLEDAQAAVELGTDALGFIFYKDSKRYVEPQIAGDIISKLPPFITTVGVFVNASVEDISEIQEKTQVSALQLHGDESPEFCSSLQGKIIKVLRVKDKHDLDPLAQYPVEAILLDTYSDKEYGGTGSTFDWGVLKDLKTDKKIILSGGLTPENVSEAISTVRPYAVDVSSGVEASAGKKDHIKLKQFFEAIKNG